TGTTGAAGGGCTTAAAGCTATTGAGGGCTTTTCCCAAAAAAAATAAAAAAGGGTGGTTGGCTTGCTAAAAAATATGGCAATCTACAGCCCAGAATTTATGAATTTGAATCAAATCTTAATTTTATTGCTGGAAAACAATTTATTCTGTATAGTTCAGATAAGCCCGATATTATTTCAGGCTGCGCTCCTGAATTTGGTGGAAGAAAAGAATTCTGGAGTCCTCAGCACCTTTTTGTTGCAGCGATTGAACTCTGTTTGGCAACGACATTTTTATGGTTGCTTGAGAAAGAGAATCTAATTATTGCAGCATATAGAAGTCATGCAGTTGGTAAGGCGCATTTGAAAAATAAAGATTTTGTGTTTAGTGAGATTTTGATTAAACCAATTATCACCATATGTGAAAAAAATATAAAA
Above is a genomic segment from candidate division WOR-3 bacterium containing:
- a CDS encoding OsmC family protein encodes the protein MSGCAPEFGGRKEFWSPQHLFVAAIELCLATTFLWLLEKENLIIAAYRSHAVGKAHLKNKDFVFSEILIKPIITICEKNIKEKILNLIQEAGQECMISKSIICPILIEPEIEISD